A stretch of DNA from Saccharomycodes ludwigii strain NBRC 1722 chromosome I, whole genome shotgun sequence:
aaagttttaaatactGCTTGGGTTATGTCCAAGTTTGAAACCcaaataaaactaaaacaAGTTTGtgaaaatcttttaaaggATAAAACTGTGTccaaaaaggaaagattAAATAGAGCACATGCATTATTACATTTTGCTGATAAATTTGGTAGTGCACAAAGGTCGCCGGAAGAAGCTGAAGATGCCCGTGtttttgaagaaattattaatgatgctaaaaaacaaaagaaatatcaCAAGAGACAATACGTTGCACCACAAAAAGAAGGGAGCGCGTCTATTAATGTATGAGTAAATTTAAGAAAGGACAAATGAATAAAATGgtactttttttcatttatttcaCTTGAAGATGTCGGaataatcttttaattttatttttttttttcttttttttttcttttttttttcttttttttttttttttttttaagaaaaaatgtatatatattattaatatgaatattttttatattgctGACGAAGGGATGTAATACCAGAGGAAGACTATCGGTACTGTATTATTGGTACTAACtatgcatttttttttttgttttatatatatatttttaaaagcgTTCGACTGAAAAACTcttttattactactgttattattgatggGCTTAGCCTGTTTGtactattttgtttatttactcgaattttattaatttccGCCTAATATTAGTTATTAtaaaggtttttttttttttcttttttcttttttaataccgAGAAAtccttttcaatttatctTTGCCGATCATTAATACCGCACGTGACTAGCGCTGTAAACAAATTTCATCATCTAGTAGGCGGGTAAGCGGGATTGGAGAAACAAAGCATAAAATTTCTCTGTAAAAAGGTTTaagcttttatttttttttcttttttttttcccaactttttctttctcatattaagataatttttttttcaagccTGTATTATTTCCCTCCCCCCCAACATAAGTAAAACTGGGATATTTAGATAAGAAAAGTGTCAGTTGCAAAACACAACAAAGGGTGCGCAATACAGTTAatccattaatattaataataataaattatggcatgtaaaaagtttttaaaaataatagctGTAATAAATATCCTTTTAGCACTATTTACAAACATCTATATTCATTTATATCCCTCTTTATCGCCAATTGCCTGTTCATGGTGGGAACCAAATTACAATTCAGAAAAATGTAAAGCTCCACAACATTTTAATACTACCTATGATAGGATTTCGTTCACTTTCAATAAACTAATTCAAGATATAAACaaacattattttcaacCTTCTGATGCCAATTTAGGTAATGGAATAAAGGACAAAAGTGGTAAAAGAGAAGATATCCACTTGTTAGCCTTTGGTGATCCACAAATTAACGGTGTGTGGCCAAGTACAAAATATAGAAGTAGATTAGATATGTTTGGGAACGATTATTATTTAGGCCACATATATGCTACAATGACCAAAAGGTTGAGACCATCACATGTGGTGGTCATGGgagatttattttcaagtCAGTGGATTGGAGATTATGAATTCTATAAGAGAACAATGAGATATGTTAAAAGGTTATTTCCAAACTCAATTACTAATAAAGTAGACGAGTTAAAAATGTTGGTATCAAAAGAACATGATGAGGAGGGGCATTATAAAACGGACTGGGATAAGTTTGctaaaaatatctttttaacGCAAAAAAACCACCTAATTGATGCTGAGGACACTCTTGTAGATCATTTCAAGTTTGGTTATGAAAATGTTTATAAATGGAATGAAAACGATacgtttttatttcttaatATGACCGGTAATCATGATATCGGTTATGGTGGTGATGCAACATGGCAGCATATGTCTAGATGGCACGACATTTTTGGGCATGACAATTTTTACATTGAATATGAAAAACAGACGGACCATCCTTGGAGAATTGTTTCTGTGAATTCAATGTTATTGGATGGTCCTCCATTGGAGGATACTTTCAGGGATATCACATGGGAATTCCTATATCAAGTTTTTgaaagaaattttaatgGTTCCACCATATTATTAACGCATATTCCACTGGCTAAGAAAGAAGGGTTGTGTGTAGATGgtccattttttaaatattatccCAATGAATACGAAGATGAGCCCTATAAAAGTGGATTATTGAGATCACAAAATCATCTAAGTCAGGAAACAACAGAtaaattgttaaatttaGTTTTTCATAATGGTAAGCCCGGCATTATATTAACTGGCCATGATCACGAAGGTTGTGAAACATATTATAACATGTACAGAAGCAAGAAGAGAGATGACCCTGAAAACATAGCATCTGTCAGATGGACTTGTGAGAAGGAAATTGATCCCAAAAGTGACTATCATATTAAAGAGGTTACTGTCAAATCTATGATGGGTCATtatggtggtaacactgggTTAGTTACTGGTCATTTTGATGGTGAAAATTGGCAGTGGTATTATACTGTTTGTCCGTTCACCGTCCAGCATATTTGGTGGATAAGCAAAATATCGTTGATTTTAGCTGGGTTCTTTGTATCACTATTGATTGTGGTATGATTTATATGTATTTTAACATAAAttttatctatatatatatatatatatatatatatgtctTTTTGAGTAATCGTTATGCGGGGGGAGCTGCGGCTCAGAAAATTTTGTGTAacttactatttttttttttttttttttttttgaatttaatccttttctccttttttgttttttttttttttttttcgcttttttgattctttttgtattttttttttttttttttttttaaagccaggtttttgttttacaTCGAACGGCGAAATCACTAACAAACCACATTACCTgacttttatatattttatttaaaattatatataaactttGAAACGACTAATGAATTAGAAGTTTACATTCCaaaggaaaatatatatatatattaaaagcaacttttcttttttttgttttttttttttttttaacacatatttaccatttaaagtttttttaattcatatCTACTCGTTTGATAGATTTTATAgatctttcttttcatttttttagttcTATTGGTTTCAACCTTGTGCTTCTTAAACACACATACCTTCCCTTCTACACATAAAGGGCACAGAgaaaagaatttaaaaatagttgctttttttttttttttttttttttgtttgtttgtttaataGAATAACGATGGATCATCAAAATAATTCCTTCAGTGTTCTATCCAAATTTTCGAGGTTAAGGAGAAAACCACTACAGCCGTTAACTGACTTGACTGAATTATATAACAGAACAGCGCATCAAACAATATATTACAGAAAATTAACCGAAGATGGTGATTTCAATAATGCCCTTTTTGGGTGGAAGTCACTAAACACACTTATTCTTTATGAATTGCAACAaatggaaaagaaatatcCACATCCTGAACTATATAATCAGGACGAATCGAGTTTGATGAATGGTGTTCGTAATTTTCACATGAAATGTATGGAAAATATTGAGTATTGCAAAACGAAATTAGAGGAGAAACAAGGACAAGGAGATGAATCCAccgaaaataataataatcatattaACAATTCCAAACAGACACAAAGCCCATACTTTTCtacttataaaaaatatcattcgCCATCCCCCTGTAGAAATAAGAGACCTcataattatcatcatcatgaATCAGGTAGATTGTTAAGAACATTAAGAGATCCtcatcaacaacaaaaatcgACATCTTATATCTacaatagtaacaatagtAGCGCTTCTACAATACCAACGCCTAATGATAACTCAACTAAAGATACATCAGCACCACCATTTATAAagcataataataataatagtaatagcaataataatgataatagtaacaGTATTGATAACACCAAAACTGATTCCTTTACATAcctaaaagaagaaaaaatgaaagcGCGACTTAGCCCTCCCCCTGCGATGAAAcaagaaatattttcaacaacAGAGCCTGGGTTTGATATTCAGCGGCATGAAGGTTTGGAACTGATTGATTTGACATCAGATGATGATAGTGAAGATGAATTTTCTGTTTGTCAAGCTGAAGAGAAAGGTGTTCAAGATAAAAGTGCTTTTGAAAtaaatgattattataattacaAAGAAGATACTGAGAAGCAACATCAAGAAATTGAGGATCTCGTCACTTTGTTAGACAGATCAATTTTAAACAACTCTGCAACAGAGAATTTTACCTTTAcagataataaaactgCCAACGATAATAACGAAGTTAAAAATGGAAAGGATATTCCCCTATTACCACCTCCGATACCAACGTTGATTCCCCCAGAATTGAGGTTAATTCAGAATGACAGTGGTAACACTGAGATTCCTTCCATGAGAAAATCTAGTCCGTCAGCATCTTCATCTCCATCTCCATCTCCATCCATTGTTTCCAAATCACAGAAACCAAAAGTTATTGGTAGTAACAGTCCAAACTGGAAGCCAAGGCCATCTTTTCTTAAACAAGAAATGTCAAAAAGCTGTACGAATAGTAATGGTAAACCGATTGCTAAATCTTCAGTAGCTAGCAATTATCAGTTGTCAGTTAAAAACCCTATTGCTTCtcaaaatagtaatagtacaCCAAATGTTAAAGAGTTACGTAATTATAGAACATCTAAACCAAAAGCACATAGTACAAGTTCTTTGGTAAATTCAGTGGGGGGTAAGAAATATAATGGATATGGCAAAAAAGTATCGGtgaatactaataataatagctgCGATAATATAAAACCTGGCGGGGGTAGAAGAGTGATTAGAAAGGTAAACTCTTCACCCGctacaattaaaaaaaagacaaaatcTGCAGTTTCAAAATCATCTTCCCCTGCAGTCTATAATGACGGCAGTAGTGTCAATAGACGACCCGTGGCCAAGAAACAATTCTCTAAAAAGACGACTGTAGATCAAAGTCAATTTGACACCTTTAGTGGTTTCAATGGAGATATCAATGCAAACTCGCCAATAGGACAGGATGAAAGAGAACCCGAAATAAGCAAgaatgatttaaaaaatattctagAGGAGGAAATAATTAACAGCATACCTGGAGTAGATAAAAATGCAGCACGGCAAATTTTTGCGGAAATTGTTGTGTCTGGAGATGAAGTCCATTGGGAAGACATAGCTGGACTAGAAACCGCTAAGAGTTCATTAAAAGAAGCAGTGGTGTATCCATTTTTGAGGCCTGATTTATTTAGAGGGTTGAGAGAACCAATAAGAGGTATGTTATTGTTTGGCCCACCAGGTACTGGTAAAACGATGTTAGCTAGAGCAGTGGCTACTGAATCACAATCCACTTTTTTCAGTATCAGTGCCAGTAGTTTGACTTCCAAATACTTGGGCGAAAGTGAAAAGTTGGTTCGTGCTTTATTTGCCATTGCCAAGAAATTATCACCTAGCATTATATTTGTTGATGAAATAGATAGTATAATGGGAGCTAGGAACAACGAGGGGGAAAATGAAAGCAGTAGAAGAATTAAGAACGAATTTTTAGTTCAGTGGTCATCCTTGTCTtcagcaacaacaaataatacTGGTCACAATGAgaatagtaacaataatctAACTGAACAAACACAAATTCCAAGTAAGACTGCGTTTCAGCAAAAACCAGTGGATGATAGGGTTTTGGTGTTGGCGGCTACTAATTTGCCTTGGTCCATAGATGAAGCGGCCAGACGTAGGTTTGTGCGAAGACAATATATCCCGCTACCTGAAGATGAAACTAGATTATTACAactaaaaaagttaatgtCTGCTCAAAATAACACATTGGAGGAAcaagattttgaaaaattagtCCAATTGACTAAATGTTTTTCCGGCAGTGATATAACCTCCTTATGTAAGGATGCAGCCATGGGTCCTTTAAGAGAATTGggagaaaaattattgagTACACCAACTGAAAACATTAGAGCCGTTAAACTGGGTGATTTTGTTAAAAGTTTGCAATATATCAAGCCGTCAGTTTCTACCGCTGGGTTAGCAGATTATGAAAAGTGGGCTACTCAGTATGGTTCATCTGGAGTTTAATAGAAAAAGCcgataattttctttttttttttccttcgtATCccgaaaaaaaatgtatatatatatagatatatatatcaataaggtgaaattaaataaaacaagtaGTAAGAATCAGTTACTCAAGTACGTTATAATATACGCGATTTACCATTCCTCTTActttgatgatgataacgGTGGTTTCAATATAATGCTGTTTTTAATGTGGATAGCTTAACCGCTCGGTAACCTCCTTTTAACCATCGTTATATAAGCCTTAtttgtataaaaaaaaaaaaatatattccgGAGTAAATAAATTCTGTTCGGAACAGCCGAATATTATGTGAAGAATAATGTTTTTCGGAATTGCCGTAATCGCAACTCTCCTTCTTTTGCTTTCCTACCGcttaaaacaataaaatcaccgtgataattttttttttttttttttttttgtcgcTCTTGCAGCAATAACAGCACAATTGCCGATAGACCTGGAACGATCCGAAgactggaaaaaaaaaagataaaagataaatgcacacaaaaaaatattagaaataGAAACTAACGTAGAAAAGATAGCCTACCATTGAATAGATAACTAGAATAATCGCTTGAATAACCTTATCATGATGTTATTGGCCTTAATAACAATTGCTAGTAAAGCTGATTGATCTAACTAGTCAAGCATCATAATCATGACATtgaatattaaataaatgaaagaaaagaaggtaaaaaaaaaaaaaaaaaaaaaagtatataagTGATACTCAGTTGgatctttttccttttaatttcaaagaaagaaagaaataaataaataaataaataaataaaataaaacacaataaaacaaaaaacaaaactagATCAAATATTCTACATcatcaaacaaaaacaaaaaatatgcCCGTTAAAATTACTCcattagaaaataaaccaTTGGGTGCTAAAGTCACTTTACCAGAGGGTTGTACTGACCCAAGTACCTTAAACGAAGAAGATTTTCAAACACTATACAATGCTTTATTAACACATTTAGTTTTGGTAATCCCAGGTATGGAAAATTTAACTCCAAAATCACAATGGAAATTAACCACTATGTTCGATTCAAGTTGTGATCAAACTGGTAAATCCTATGGACATGGCAAAGAATTTAGGCACGCTCAATCTGTTTTAAGAAAAGACGGTACTGCTATTCCAGATCAGCCACAAGTTCAAGTATTGGGCCAAGGGACTTTCCCTCCTGGTCATTATGGTCTTGATGAAATTACTTTAACTCACCCAACACATTTTACCTTTCATAAGGATCCATTGCCAGAGGAAAAAtgtttcaataaaaatactggCGCTAAAGACGCCTCCAATGACGATTTGGAATTGACTAGATATTATAGATGGCATATTGATTCAGCATTGTACAAGTTGAGTCCACCAGTATGTACTACTTTATTGGGAATTCATGTTCCACCACATAACAGATTgcaaaaaattgtttatgAAGATAATGGTGATGAATTGAACTTGACTCAAGGTGCCACCTGTTTTGTTTCTGGTGCCAATGCATTTGATTTGCTGTCTGATGAAGATAAAGAGTTAGCTTTGCATTCTACTGTAGTTTACGCGCCTCATCCATATATCTTTATTTCCCCTGCTGGTGCAACTGCAGATGGGTTAACTATGGTGAGCGAGGGTAAGGAAATGGCACTTGATAAATTACCAGAATGGgaagaaaaatatgttaAGAAATTGCCGCTAGTTTGGACTAACCCTGTTACTAAGAAACAGCATTTACAAGTACATGGGTGTTGTATTTACCAATTAATTTTACCAGATGGTAGTGTTTTGGAGTTAGAAGAGGCCAGGAAAAAAGCTCATAAATTGATGAGACCTGCTATTGATCCTCAACATGTTTATGCTCATTCTTGGGACAAAGGTGACCTAtgtatcttttttaatagagGTGTTTGGCATAGTGTTACTGGCCAATTCGATGAAGgtgaaaaaagattaatgcACCAATGCAATATTGCTAGCGGTAATGATCCTGTTACGATTTTGAGCCCAGAAGAGTAAAcgttagaaaaaaatgaatcgGGTTCTAACATTACTAAGTTAGCTAAGGGTGTTCTTGCttaaaataatagtgaAAAAATGCTAACGTCTGATTGGTTTTCAACTTTCTATggtcaattttttttttttttttttttttttttttgttgttattgttgttgttcccTAGAAGGGCATggtttttataattattcaaatacATATTatctgtttcttttttttttaagtcaATAATCTTGTTTTACATTGATATgttatatacatatatattgcATATAATTGAAATTCAGTCCCACCAAGTGTAACTTATCATGGGTTTTTCTATACAAAGATAGTTATTcatgaaagaaaaaaaaaaaaaaaaaaaaaaaaaaaaaaagcagaaagctaataaaatatatataatttaaaatcatcattGTAGACCTACActcaataacaataaaatattacatttttacttttatttctttatatatatatatatatatatatatatattcataataaacCACCTTTCAAGTGCTGTAATAAAGTTTGACCATTACTCATACTACGTTCAATATTATGTACCTTTGGTGATAATACAGCATCTAAATTAGTGTTGTTGGAGGTATTACCTGGTATATTGGCAGTATgaatattgttaatattaacgTTTGGCTGCTGTTGAGGGTGCGCTAAAACAGAATAAtctaatttaaaattaactttGTCCACACAGGTCCAATCATCacatttgaatattttaaaatccCTGATTTCATACATTTCATTACTAAATTTGGCATCACCCAAACTCAAAAACCAAGTATCACCAGCTATGTTACATTTCCACTGACGCTCCGTCAACAAAATCTCagcaattttattttctaaagGTGTTA
This window harbors:
- a CDS encoding TauD/TfdA dioxygenase family protein, whose amino-acid sequence is MPVKITPLENKPLGAKVTLPEGCTDPSTLNEEDFQTLYNALLTHLVLVIPGMENLTPKSQWKLTTMFDSSCDQTGKSYGHGKEFRHAQSVLRKDGTAIPDQPQVQVLGQGTFPPGHYGLDEITLTHPTHFTFHKDPLPEEKCFNKNTGAKDASNDDLELTRYYRWHIDSALYKLSPPVCTTLLGIHVPPHNRLQKIVYEDNGDELNLTQGATCFVSGANAFDLLSDEDKELALHSTVVYAPHPYIFISPAGATADGLTMVSEGKEMALDKLPEWEEKYVKKLPLVWTNPVTKKQHLQVHGCCIYQLILPDGSVLELEEARKKAHKLMRPAIDPQHVYAHSWDKGDLCIFFNRGVWHSVTGQFDEGEKRLMHQCNIASGNDPVTILSPEE
- the TED1 gene encoding Ted1p (similar to Saccharomyces cerevisiae YIL039W | TED1 | Trafficking of Emp24p/Erv25p-dependent cargo Disrupted), with translation MACKKFLKIIAVINILLALFTNIYIHLYPSLSPIACSWWEPNYNSEKCKAPQHFNTTYDRISFTFNKLIQDINKHYFQPSDANLGNGIKDKSGKREDIHLLAFGDPQINGVWPSTKYRSRLDMFGNDYYLGHIYATMTKRLRPSHVVVMGDLFSSQWIGDYEFYKRTMRYVKRLFPNSITNKVDELKMLVSKEHDEEGHYKTDWDKFAKNIFLTQKNHLIDAEDTLVDHFKFGYENVYKWNENDTFLFLNMTGNHDIGYGGDATWQHMSRWHDIFGHDNFYIEYEKQTDHPWRIVSVNSMLLDGPPLEDTFRDITWEFLYQVFERNFNGSTILLTHIPLAKKEGLCVDGPFFKYYPNEYEDEPYKSGLLRSQNHLSQETTDKLLNLVFHNGKPGIILTGHDHEGCETYYNMYRSKKRDDPENIASVRWTCEKEIDPKSDYHIKEVTVKSMMGHYGGNTGLVTGHFDGENWQWYYTVCPFTVQHIWWISKISLILAGFFVSLLIVV
- the SAP1 gene encoding putative AAA family ATPase SAP1 (similar to Saccharomyces cerevisiae YER047C | SAP1 | Sin1 Associated Protein) yields the protein MDHQNNSFSVLSKFSRLRRKPLQPLTDLTELYNRTAHQTIYYRKLTEDGDFNNALFGWKSLNTLILYELQQMEKKYPHPELYNQDESSLMNGVRNFHMKCMENIEYCKTKLEEKQGQGDESTENNNNHINNSKQTQSPYFSTYKKYHSPSPCRNKRPHNYHHHESGRLLRTLRDPHQQQKSTSYIYNSNNSSASTIPTPNDNSTKDTSAPPFIKHNNNNSNSNNNDNSNSIDNTKTDSFTYLKEEKMKARLSPPPAMKQEIFSTTEPGFDIQRHEGLELIDLTSDDDSEDEFSVCQAEEKGVQDKSAFEINDYYNYKEDTEKQHQEIEDLVTLLDRSILNNSATENFTFTDNKTANDNNEVKNGKDIPLLPPPIPTLIPPELRLIQNDSGNTEIPSMRKSSPSASSSPSPSPSIVSKSQKPKVIGSNSPNWKPRPSFLKQEMSKSCTNSNGKPIAKSSVASNYQLSVKNPIASQNSNSTPNVKELRNYRTSKPKAHSTSSLVNSVGGKKYNGYGKKVSVNTNNNSCDNIKPGGGRRVIRKVNSSPATIKKKTKSAVSKSSSPAVYNDGSSVNRRPVAKKQFSKKTTVDQSQFDTFSGFNGDINANSPIGQDEREPEISKNDLKNILEEEIINSIPGVDKNAARQIFAEIVVSGDEVHWEDIAGLETAKSSLKEAVVYPFLRPDLFRGLREPIRGMLLFGPPGTGKTMLARAVATESQSTFFSISASSLTSKYLGESEKLVRALFAIAKKLSPSIIFVDEIDSIMGARNNEGENESSRRIKNEFLVQWSSLSSATTNNTGHNENSNNNLTEQTQIPSKTAFQQKPVDDRVLVLAATNLPWSIDEAARRRFVRRQYIPLPEDETRLLQLKKLMSAQNNTLEEQDFEKLVQLTKCFSGSDITSLCKDAAMGPLRELGEKLLSTPTENIRAVKLGDFVKSLQYIKPSVSTAGLADYEKWATQYGSSGV